In the genome of Hyphomicrobium sp. ghe19, the window TCGAATATTGGATCAGAGACCGCGAATCCATAACCGCAGAGGAAGCTACCCTCGCTTGTAAGAAAGTAAGGCGTGACCCATCCACCTACGTCTCTTTGGCCACGTTCTGCAAAAAGCCGAAGCATGGATGTAATTGCTAACGTCAATCCCGACGGAAGAGGCTCACTCGATCTCGATCCTGGGAGAAATGTTTTGAGTGCTTTGGGTGTTGGGTCCAATTCAGTCGCGTGCCGAATGGACTGAAATTGCTCAAATGCGTCCTTTACTCCGAGGTAAAGTGTCTGCACCCGTTGGACTTCGCCATCGCCAATTTTTAGCAGGTGGGGGCCTTCGGTGTTCTTGTACGCATATGCGAAACTCGTGTTGGGTGCCTGGGATTGTCCATCTACTAAAAACTTAATTCTTTGATCGTCATCCGAAAGGGCTGCCGCAGCATTGGTTAAGCTTTGGCCATAATGGATATCTCCGGCGAAGCCAATCAGGGCACGTGAGTCACTCGAGGGCACTACTTTCAGTGCGAATTCTCTGTGCCGTTCTTCTGTTCCAACACCAGAAACTGCGGCGTCTGCTGCCATCCAAACATTAGTCTTTTCGATGGCTGCCACGAGCAGGGTCATGATTTCATCCGTAAAAAAGAACTCAATATTTAAGGATATAGCTTCTTGTGAAGATTTTCCAAAAAATCTTATCCCGATTCGTTATCCTTGAACGCGTGAGCGGAGCGGCGCGCGGTCGGGGATCCAGCGTTAGAACCGTCGGAGGCTCGATGATGCGTCTTCGACGAGTCTCACGCTGGATCCCCGACCTTCGACGCGGTTGCACCGCGCTCGGTCGAGGATGACGGAAAGGGCGGCGTGGTGGGTTCGGCGATTGCTCGCTTAACCTTCCGCGAAATTCGTACGCGCGACTTAGCCCAGCACACCGCGCTCAACCCATTCTCCGCCTTCCTTGACGTAAAAACGCTCAACCGCGGCCCAGGCGATATTGTGCGCGTCTGCTTCCTCGACCGGATTATCGGCGCGATTTTCGTAAGCGTTGTTGAAGGCAGCCCGGTAGATATCTTGCGCACGCGGAGGAAGGTTGCTCTGAACGGAAGGGGGAAGGTCTGCGTTAGAGAGATATGGCATACGGCACCTCGTGTATGTTGCTCCAGCGGATGACAAAACCGCGGATGCTAGACAGCTGGACACACAAGCATCGTACATCGATGTTGCGGCAGTGGCCCACTTAGTGACCGCTTCCATTTTCAGGAGTAGGGTTGGGTCGATGCAAAAATACGATCTCTACATAAACGAAAAGAAGCCCGGCATAGGCCTCTATGTGCCGAACGGTTCTGGTCTTCCTGATTTTGCCGACCCCAAGGAGTGGATCTTTGATGGGACTGCAGAACAAACCCTTTTACCGTCCAATGTCGTAAAAAGTGTCGAAGCGAACGGCCATGCGTTTCGCAATATGGACTAAGCTTCGCGATGGTGGGAGACCGTCCTGCGCCTTGGGAAGCGCCCTTCCCTTGCGCCCCCCCCCTTTTCTACGGCTGTCGGCAGGGGCCTTAGCTGCGAAATCCCAGCGAAACTTAAGCGCAACGCCAGAGCGCTGATCATCGGCCAGGGTATCTATAGCAGTGTCCGGTTACGCTTAAACTTATCGCTCTGTGCGCTGGCGACTTGCCACCGCGAGCCGGCCGCCAGCGTAGTGAGCCGCGCTCGGTCGAGGATGACGGACGCGTGGAGCAGGCAACCGCTATGCGTATGTGCTGCTCGTTGTCGTGGATCCTGGCCTTCGCCGGGATGACGGTGTGGAAGCAGTGCCGCCTTAACTGCGTTTCGATATGACGGGGCAAAAAAACTTATCCCCGCGCTCTTCCGCGCTCGCATACTCTCCGCATCTTTCCACGCTGACAAAGGGCATGAGCTCGTGCCGCGAGACGTGTGTGGTGAAGAGCATGCGGGGTCGCGCGGAGAAATCGGTATGCCGCGGGTTCACTGCCTGCCGCGCGCGGGCCTCTCAGGAGGCGGCGCGGTGAAACGCCGCTCGAAAGGAGATGCGGGGGCGGATGGCGGGTTCGACGGCTCAGGGATCGCTTCACAGCGGTCCGCACTCATACGAGAGGCGCCGGACGCAAGGGCCGGAGCCGAGGCGGAGAGTTGGCATGCACGGGGCGGCGATGGTCCGCATCCCTAAACCATTTGCAAAGAGCGAGGCCGTGCCGCCCCGTCCCTTTGTGTTTTTGTTTGCGATCGGCGACTCCCCTCCGGGGAGCCGGCCGCCGATCGCGTTTGTTGTTTCTCTGTTCGAGATCCGCGAGCCGGGCGGTTGCGTTGATCACTGGCGCACCTGCATGCTCATCGCGGCTCTTCCGCGCTCGGTCGAGGATGACGGGAGGTCGCGCGCCTGTTCGATGATGTCGGGAGAGTGTCGGCGTTCAGCGGTTTTGAATGGAGGCGTCGCGCACGCGCTCCGGAATGATGGCGGCGCGGTGTCTGCATCGGCGATTGAGTGCTTAGCCTTGCGTGAAATTACGCGCGCGAACTTATCCGCGCTCTTTCCGCGCACAGATTAGCGGGAGGCAACATTTTGCGGCCTCATGGCGTTGCAGGCTCTGGCTCAAACGTCAGTGGTCCGCATGACTTCACAAGGCGCTTTTTCTCCGGTCCGGGCATCTTCAAGACTGTGGCCGTTGCTGAGCCTCAATTTCTTCATGGCCGATTTTCAGGCCGGGATTGGGCCGTTCCTCGGTGTGTATCTGCTCGCCCATGGCTGGCAGAGCGGGCTGGTCGGTACGGTCATGACGATCGGCGGCGTTGCGGGAATGTTGATGGGTGTTCCTGCGGGCGCCCTCATCGATCAGACGCGCCGCAAGCGGTTTTGGGTGATCGTCGCGGGCGTGTGTACGATCGCCGCGTCAGCGATCATCCTGCTGTCGCAAGAGTTCTGGCTCGTCGCCGGATCGCAGATCGCAACGGGTGCTTCGGGCGCCGTGATCATTCCTGCGGTGACCGGCATCACGCTCGGCATGGTCCATCAGAAAGGCTTCGTGCGGCAGAACGGCCTCAATCAGGCGTTCAATCACGCGGGCAACATGGTCGGAGCTGGGCTCTCGGGGTTGCTCGGGTGGAAGTTTGGATTTCCAGCGGTCTTTGCGCTTGCGGCCGTGTTCGGCGCGTTTTCCATCGCATCCGTGCTGATGATCCCGCCAAAGGCAATCGATCATGCAGCCGCGCGCGGCTTAAAGGAGGATGATGCAGACGCCAAAGCCAGCGGCTTCCGAGTTCTCGTAGAAAGCAAACCGCTGCTGGTCTTGGCGGTGGCGCTCGCCGCTTTTCACCTCGGCAACGCGGCCATGCTGCCACTTTACGGCATGGCGGTTGTTTCGAATGCGCAGAGCAATGGACCCTGGTTCGTCGCCCTGACGGTCGTCGTTGCGCAAGGGACGATGATCATAGCGTCGCTGATTGCGATGCGGATGGCGGAGCGAGAGGGTTACTGGCTCGTTCTTTTCATCTCGTTCATCGCGCTGCCGATCCGTGGATTGATCGCCTCGCAGCTTATGGTGCCGTGGGGCGTTTATCCGGTGCAGTTGCTCGATGGCGTTGGAGCCGGTCTCCAGAGCGTGGCCGTTCCGGGACTGGTCGCGCGCATTCTAAACGGAACGGGACGCATCAATGCCGGCCAAGGGGCTATTGCAACAATGCAAGGGCTCGGAGCGGCGTTGAGTCCGGCACTCGGCGGATGGATCGCGCAACTTTTCGGATACGGGGTCGCCTTCGTGGTGCTCGGCTGTTTTGCAATCATTTCAATAGCGGTCTGGCTTGGCTTCAGAGGATTGTTGAAGGCGGGTTGCTCGG includes:
- a CDS encoding ChaB family protein → MPYLSNADLPPSVQSNLPPRAQDIYRAAFNNAYENRADNPVEEADAHNIAWAAVERFYVKEGGEWVERGVLG
- a CDS encoding MFS transporter codes for the protein MTSQGAFSPVRASSRLWPLLSLNFFMADFQAGIGPFLGVYLLAHGWQSGLVGTVMTIGGVAGMLMGVPAGALIDQTRRKRFWVIVAGVCTIAASAIILLSQEFWLVAGSQIATGASGAVIIPAVTGITLGMVHQKGFVRQNGLNQAFNHAGNMVGAGLSGLLGWKFGFPAVFALAAVFGAFSIASVLMIPPKAIDHAAARGLKEDDADAKASGFRVLVESKPLLVLAVALAAFHLGNAAMLPLYGMAVVSNAQSNGPWFVALTVVVAQGTMIIASLIAMRMAEREGYWLVLFISFIALPIRGLIASQLMVPWGVYPVQLLDGVGAGLQSVAVPGLVARILNGTGRINAGQGAIATMQGLGAALSPALGGWIAQLFGYGVAFVVLGCFAIISIAVWLGFRGLLKAGCSGSWLENASLAAAQEVRGVEPKDAKR